The proteins below come from a single Malus domestica chromosome 03, GDT2T_hap1 genomic window:
- the LOC103419241 gene encoding uncharacterized protein has translation MASIFANRALTDRTGSLWRLTSSFLRSFSTASQNPPAGAASPSASKKPKRKKKKNLFEVAQFLPNWGLGYQMAKTHWVGVSYQITKINLYKDGRHGKAWGIVHKEGLPAVDAPKKISGVHKRGWRYIPNSKSEIVPCMTKPTESAPAAEVQAA, from the exons ATGGCGAGCATTTTCGCAAACAGAGCATTAACAGATCGAACCGGAAGCCTCTGGAGGCTCACATCGAGCTTCCTCCGAAGCTTCAGCACCGCTTCCCAAAACCCACCCGCCGGCGCCGCTTCGCCTTCGGCGTCAAAGAAACCCaagcggaagaagaagaagaacctgTTCGAGGTGGCCCAGTTTCTGCCCAACTGGGGATTGGGGTACCAAATGGCTAAGACCCACTGGGTCGGCGTCTCTTACCAGATTACAAAAATCAATCTTTACAAG gaTGGTAGACATGGCAAAGCATGGGGAATCGTTCATAAGGAAG GCTTGCCAGCCGTAGATGCCCCCAAGAAAATAAGCGGAGTCCACAAGCGTGGTTGGAGGTACATTCCAAACTCGAAGAGTGAAATTGTTCCATGTATGACTAAACCTACGGAAAGTGCTCCAGCAGCTGAAGTTCAAGCAGCTTGA
- the LOC103419256 gene encoding alcohol acyl transferase 2-like, protein MTSLPCSRVLQVNRLVSQLVTPAKPTPHETKLLSDIDDQEGLRFQTPVLMSYKNNPLIPKDRTDPVKVLKEALSKALVFYYPLAGRLREGPNRKLMVECTGEGVLFIEADADVTLEQLGDALVPPCPFLEEFLCDAPGSDGILGCPLLLVQVTRLKCGGFIFALRINHTMCDGFGMVQFLNGVGEMAHGAHTPSIPPVWQRELFDARNPLRITCTHHEYEEAIDSDEGLFAVRDQQNMVQKSFYFGAEELNAIRKHLPAHHSPSSTFDLITACLWKCRTLALEMNQKEVVYISCISTARNARLPLGYYGNAFALPSEVSTVESLCKNPIGYALELVKKAKAKMSDEYIKSVADLMVMRGRPDFSSTRNFVVGDTTRAGFGEVDFGWGKPVFAGPAKCVNMINLYVRHKNKEENGILVLTCLPLSAVERFQQELKRMTVEPVEDNTKPVRIKSTL, encoded by the exons ATGACGTCGCTGCCATGTTCACGAGTACTTCAGGTGAACCGATTAGTGTCACAGCTCGTAACGCCGGCAAAGCCAACACCTCATGAAACAAAACTGCTATCAGATATTGACGACCAGGAAGGCCTTAGGTTTCAAACTCCAGTTCTAATGTCCTACAAAAATAATCCTCTTATACCGAAAGATCGAACCGATCCCGTTAAGGTGCTTAAAGAAGCACTGAGTAAAGCATTGGTGTTTTACTACCCTCTAGCTGGCAGGCTCAGGGAAGGACCTAACAGAAAGCTTATGGTGGAGTGCACTGGAGAAGGTGTGTTGTTCATAGAGGCTGATGCTGATGTAACGCTTGAGCAACTCGGGGATGCACTTGTACCCCCGTGTCCATTCTTAGAGGAGTTCCTATGTGATGCGCCAGGATCTGATGGTATTCTCGGTTGCCCCTTGCTGTTAGTTCAG GTGACCCGTCTGAAATGTGGAGGTTTCATATTTGCATTGCGCATAAACCACACGATGTGTGATGGATTTGGGATGGTCCAGTTCTTGAACGGAGTCGGGGAAATGGCTCATGGTGCACATACACCATCTATTCCGCCTGTGTGGCAGCGTGAGCTCTTTGACGCTCGAAATCCTCTACGAATTACATGTACACATCATGAATACGAGGAAGCGATTGATTCTGATGAGGGCTTGTTTGCGGTTAGAGACCAACAAAACATGGTCCAAAAGTCTTTCTATTTTGGTGCCGAGGAGTTGAACGCCATTCGGAAACATCTTCCAGCACACCATTCTCCTTCCTCCACATTTGACTTGATAACAGCTTGCTTGTGGAAATGTCGAACTCTAGCCCTTGAGATGAATCAGAAAGAGGTTGTGTATATTTCGTGTATATCTACTGCACGAAATGCGCGTCTTCCATTGGGATACTATGGCAATGCATTTGCACTCCCATCCGAAGTTTCAACGGTCGAAAGCTTATGTAAAAATCCGATAGGATATGCGTTGGAGTTGGTCAAGAAGGCGAAAGCTAAAATGAGTGACGAGTACATAAAATCAGTGGCGGACCTTATGGTAATGAGAGGACGACCTGACTTTTCTTCGACAAGGAACTTTGTGGTTGGTGACACAACGCGTGCTGGTTTTGGTGAGGTTGATTTCGGATGGGGGAAGCCGGTGTTTGCTGGACCGGCCAAGTGCGTTAATATGATAAACTTGTATGTTCggcacaaaaacaaagaagaaaatgggATTCTGGTACTAACATGCTTGCCGCTATCGGCGGTGGAGAGGTTTCAGCAGGAGCTTAAGAGGATGACTGTGGAACCGGTTGAGGATAACACTAAACCTGTTAGGATTAAGTCAACACTGTGA